The DNA window CAGCGGGTCGAGATAACGTGCGTCTCGCGGGGCCCGGTGATCCGGGCCGAGGCGTGCACCAGCGATTTCTACAGCGCGCTCGACGCCGCGATCGCCAAGCTGGACACCCGCCTGCGCCGGGCGGCGGACCGCCGCCGGGTCCACCGCGGCCGGCACGCGCCGATCTCCGTCGCGGCGGCCACCGCCGACCTGCCGGTCGCCGGTCTCGACCAGCCGGCGGGCGCCCTCGCCCGGCGGCACGGCACGGCCACCGCCGTCGCCGAGCGGTTCGAGGAGGACGAGTACGACGACCAGCCCTGGCACATCGCCCGGGCGAAGGTCCACCCCGCCGAGCCGATGACGGTCGACGACGCGCTGTTCCAGATGGAACTCGTCGGGCACGACTTCTACCTGTTCCACGACAAGGAGTCCGGCCGCCCCAGCGTCGTCTACCGCCGCCACGCCTACGACTACGGCATCATCTCCCTCGACGCCTGACCCCTGACCGGCCTCCCCGCTGGCCCGGCGGGTCAGCGGGGAGGACCCGTGGCGAGCAGGCCGTAGA is part of the Micromonospora olivasterospora genome and encodes:
- the hpf gene encoding ribosome hibernation-promoting factor, HPF/YfiA family — protein: MDIVVKGRNVEVPDHYRVHVAEKLAKIERYDHKLIRVDVELFHERNPRQSDHCQRVEITCVSRGPVIRAEACTSDFYSALDAAIAKLDTRLRRAADRRRVHRGRHAPISVAAATADLPVAGLDQPAGALARRHGTATAVAERFEEDEYDDQPWHIARAKVHPAEPMTVDDALFQMELVGHDFYLFHDKESGRPSVVYRRHAYDYGIISLDA